A DNA window from Argiope bruennichi chromosome X2, qqArgBrue1.1, whole genome shotgun sequence contains the following coding sequences:
- the LOC129960384 gene encoding trimeric intracellular cation channel type 1B.1-like, whose translation MDPEAFLEIANQIYRIQMYPFFEIAHCLVTCISVREDLARDAHVLSRKHPLACWIVCMVAINAGSILTSFLLGEPVLSAFKNQNSVLLATGAWYMVFYSPFEVGYKILKFLPVKLALNIMKEVVRCRKVHDGVVYAAKIYPNSYLIMIIIGTVKGNGSAFLKVFERLLRGVWTPEITELLIMNFPTKASIAASVVFVLNKKTEIIPAPNTLVYFGVALFFVYFKISSMLLGIHDPFVPFENLYCAIFFGGIWDKLSKPFMQACGVDYKNSEALKDRRPESAKKKE comes from the exons ATGGATCCCGAAGCATTTTTAGAAATTGCTAATCAAATATATCGTATCCAGATGTATCCATTTTTCGAAATCGCACATTGTCTTGTAACATGCATATCGGTTAGAGAAGATTTGGCTAGAG atgcTCATGTGCTTTCTCGCAAACATCCTCTTGCTTGTTGGATTGTTTGTATGGTAGCTATCAATGCTGGATCTATATTAACCAGTTTTCTTCTCGGTGAACCAGTTCTTTCTgcatttaaaaaccaaaattctgTGTTGCTTGCTACCGGAGCatg GTATATGGTGTTTTACTCACCTTTCGAAgttggatataaaattttaaaatttttacctgtTAAATTGGCACTTAATATCATGAAGGAAGTGGTGCGTTGCAGGAAAGTTCATGATGGTGTGGTTTATGCTGCCAAGATCTACccaaacagttatttaattatgataataattggAACTGTGAAag GTAATGGATCagcatttttgaaagtatttgaaaGACTCCTACGAGGTGTGTGGACACCTGAAATCACTGAGCTACTTATTATGAACTT TCCGACTAAGGCCTCCATTGCTGCTtctgttgtttttgttttgaacAAGAAGACGGAAATCATACCAGCCCCAAATACTCTAGTATATTTTGGCGTTGCTTTATTCTTCGTGTACTTCAAAATATCTTCAATGTTGCTTGGTATTCATGATCCGTTCGTGCCATTTGAAAACCTTTACTGCGCCATATTCTTTGGAGGCATATGGGATAAACTTAGTAAACCTTTTATGCAGGCATGTGGAGTCGACTACAAGAACAGTGAAGCTCTTAAGGATAGAAGACCTGAATcagcaaagaaaaaagaataa